A single genomic interval of Metasolibacillus fluoroglycofenilyticus harbors:
- the rpsT gene encoding 30S ribosomal protein S20, translating into MPNIKSAIKRVKVNAKANEANSQAKSAMRTAVKKAEQALVAGAENAQELVVAASKAVDTAVGKGLIHKNAAARTKSRLAKKA; encoded by the coding sequence ATGCCAAATATTAAATCTGCTATTAAACGTGTTAAAGTTAACGCAAAAGCAAACGAAGCAAACTCTCAAGCAAAATCTGCTATGCGTACTGCAGTTAAAAAAGCTGAGCAAGCTTTAGTTGCTGGTGCTGAAAATGCACAAGAATTAGTAGTTGCTGCTTCTAAAGCAGTTGATACTGCTGTTGGTAAAGGTCTTATCCACAAAAACGCAGCTGCTCGTACAAAATCTCGTTTAGCTAAAAAAGCTTAA
- the holA gene encoding DNA polymerase III subunit delta, producing MITKIWQDIKKGDIAPVYLIVGEETYFIDETIKRLKEALSEQEEVEMIPFDLAEQPVDIVIDEADTLPFFTDKKLIIAKNASFLKATEKGKEKIEHDLKRLETWLSYPTDTAVTVFIAPYEKLDERKKITKLMKEHSVLIAAETPKEQDLYVWIKHEIEAAGKAIKDGAAVRLVETVGANMLQLKMELEKMALYLGQEHEITEALVEELVAKTLEHDAFKMLNAYLGNRQAEALTIYHDLLRQKEEPIMLVGLLASNIRTMSQAFYLLTKGYHPQQIAKQLKVHPYRIKMILEQRNRPSAERLLQALNALATVDLQLKSASNNRARILELFLMKPLL from the coding sequence ATGATTACAAAAATTTGGCAAGATATAAAAAAAGGGGATATTGCACCTGTTTATTTGATTGTTGGCGAGGAAACGTATTTTATAGATGAGACGATAAAACGTTTGAAGGAAGCGTTAAGCGAGCAGGAGGAAGTCGAGATGATTCCTTTTGATTTAGCTGAGCAGCCTGTAGATATTGTAATAGATGAAGCAGACACATTGCCTTTTTTTACAGACAAAAAATTGATTATTGCTAAAAATGCTTCTTTTTTAAAGGCGACAGAAAAAGGGAAGGAAAAAATAGAGCATGATTTAAAGCGTTTGGAAACTTGGTTGTCTTATCCTACCGATACCGCAGTAACTGTTTTTATAGCGCCGTATGAAAAGTTAGATGAACGTAAAAAAATAACAAAGTTAATGAAGGAGCATTCGGTTTTAATTGCGGCTGAAACACCGAAGGAGCAAGATTTGTATGTGTGGATTAAGCATGAAATCGAGGCTGCGGGAAAAGCGATTAAGGACGGAGCCGCAGTGAGATTAGTGGAAACGGTAGGTGCCAATATGTTGCAGCTAAAAATGGAGCTAGAAAAAATGGCGCTTTATTTAGGGCAAGAGCATGAAATAACGGAAGCGCTTGTGGAGGAGCTTGTCGCGAAAACTTTGGAGCATGATGCCTTTAAAATGTTGAATGCTTATTTAGGCAATCGACAGGCGGAGGCGTTAACGATTTATCATGATTTATTACGCCAAAAAGAGGAGCCAATTATGCTCGTTGGCTTGCTAGCTTCAAATATTCGTACAATGAGCCAGGCGTTTTATTTATTAACAAAAGGCTATCATCCACAGCAAATTGCTAAACAGCTAAAAGTCCATCCATATCGCATAAAAATGATACTTGAGCAGCGCAATCGCCCATCAGCGGAGCGATTATTACAGGCGCTCAACGCACTTGCTACTGTAGATTTACAATTAAAATCAGCAAGTAACAACCGAGCACGTATTTTAGAGCTATTTTTAATGAAACCTCTCCTTTAA
- the gpr gene encoding GPR endopeptidase — protein MEQVNWGRTDLVDETDEVLTYESQQQKERTARQSGVLMEELREQRVEITKVTVSKEGEQQIGKKQGTYITLSIPTLYPSDTDGFTQLQQVLQKYIAMLLKDIHYQSPNKILIVGLGNKTITPDAIGPIAIDELQSAFSENPNEQFIMYAPGVTGQTGFETSEFVKALAEKIKPAAVIVIDALATRSSKRLCRTIQLTDTGIHPGSGVGNQRAEISKEVLGIPVLAIGIPTVVEATVLIADAVDMVFRSIAARISEREKPSGKLSVTGWRSDTQNADLSLVKPIFGEWSTWSIDDKRQLFEEAFHAQERFIVTPKEVDIWLMQYALLISNSLFHLTTADS, from the coding sequence ATGGAACAAGTAAATTGGGGTAGAACGGATTTAGTAGATGAAACAGATGAAGTGTTAACGTATGAATCCCAGCAACAGAAGGAAAGAACAGCGCGACAAAGCGGGGTTTTGATGGAGGAGCTGCGTGAGCAGCGCGTTGAGATTACGAAGGTAACTGTATCAAAAGAAGGAGAACAGCAGATTGGCAAAAAGCAAGGAACATATATAACACTATCGATTCCAACGCTTTACCCAAGTGATACGGATGGCTTTACACAATTGCAGCAAGTTTTGCAAAAATATATTGCCATGCTGTTAAAAGATATTCATTACCAATCTCCAAATAAAATACTTATTGTAGGGCTAGGTAATAAAACGATTACACCAGATGCAATTGGACCGATAGCAATTGATGAGTTACAAAGCGCATTTTCAGAAAATCCGAATGAACAGTTCATCATGTATGCGCCAGGGGTAACGGGGCAAACGGGCTTTGAAACGAGTGAATTTGTAAAAGCCTTAGCGGAAAAAATTAAGCCAGCTGCCGTTATTGTTATTGACGCACTTGCGACAAGGAGCAGTAAACGACTATGCCGTACGATTCAATTAACGGATACAGGCATTCATCCGGGTTCTGGTGTTGGCAATCAGCGTGCAGAAATATCAAAAGAGGTGCTTGGGATTCCTGTATTAGCTATCGGTATTCCAACTGTCGTGGAGGCGACTGTGCTAATAGCCGATGCAGTTGATATGGTATTTCGTTCGATAGCGGCGCGTATTAGCGAGCGTGAGAAGCCCTCTGGTAAACTTTCTGTAACAGGCTGGCGCTCAGATACGCAGAATGCCGATTTATCATTAGTGAAGCCGATTTTTGGTGAATGGTCGACATGGTCAATTGATGATAAAAGACAGTTATTTGAAGAAGCATTTCATGCACAGGAGCGCTTTATCGTCACACCAAAGGAAGTCGATATATGGCTTATGCAATATGCGCTATTAATTTCAAACAGTTTATTCCATTTAACTACAGCGGATTCATAA
- a CDS encoding response regulator transcription factor: protein MNQKILIVEDDLLWCSIVSDFLQNHQYDITIANSAEEAMEKLDTDYPCMILLDLLLPGMSGEAFCEWVRNHHMHDISIIMMSSKHTIEDKINGLKMGADDYLVKPINLEELLAHIEAVLRRTGLFCQKIINKGLCIKPRKGEVLLNGEQISLTKHEFMMLYYFMNHPNIILSREDLITHLYPNIEREVLDRTIDAHIKKLRLKIENDPKNPTRIITVRGLGYKYLDGNQIK from the coding sequence ATGAATCAAAAAATTTTAATTGTAGAAGATGATTTATTATGGTGCTCTATCGTTAGTGATTTTTTACAAAATCATCAATATGATATTACCATTGCAAACAGTGCTGAAGAAGCCATGGAAAAGCTAGATACAGATTATCCATGTATGATTTTACTTGATTTACTGTTACCTGGAATGAGTGGAGAAGCTTTTTGCGAATGGGTCAGAAATCATCACATGCATGATATATCTATTATTATGATGAGTAGCAAACATACTATAGAAGATAAAATTAACGGTTTAAAAATGGGCGCAGATGACTATTTAGTAAAACCTATCAATTTAGAGGAACTACTTGCCCATATTGAAGCTGTATTACGTAGAACAGGATTATTTTGTCAAAAAATAATAAATAAAGGGCTTTGTATTAAACCACGAAAAGGTGAGGTTTTACTAAATGGTGAACAAATCAGTTTGACAAAACATGAGTTTATGATGCTATATTATTTCATGAATCATCCTAATATTATCCTTTCTCGCGAGGATTTAATTACACATTTATACCCAAATATTGAACGAGAAGTATTAGACCGCACTATTGATGCACATATCAAAAAATTAAGACTTAAAATTGAAAATGACCCTAAAAATCCAACTCGAATTATAACTGTTCGAGGCTTAGGTTATAAATATCTTGACGGCAATCAAATAAAATAA
- a CDS encoding glycoside hydrolase family 10 protein: MKRKHSKWKFVSLVLIIFILCLSTVAVNPVSASTEQPKTEMRAVWISTVLNIDMKAGMTKEQYIAWVRQTLDKLKASKLNTVIYQVRPTNDAMYPSKLAPWSSYITGKKQGTNPGYDPLAIMVEEAHRRGMELHAWMNPYRVTMPSQKLSDLASNNVARTNPGWVVKYGKQYYLNPGLPEVQNYLVETVKELVANYDIDAVHMDDYFYPYKIAKEAFPDQSAYKKYGGSFKKVEDWRRDNVNQLVKKLYIAIKETKPYVQFGISPFGVWRNKSVDKTGSDTKAGVNNYDDLYADVRTWIKSGTIDYIAPQIYWSRTLSVAKYGTLLDWWSHEVQTYTKTHPVHLYIGLADYKVGNDSDAAWKNKMELPNQILANRSEKTAAMGQMHFSLKSMESNKLGYATIVNQQLYNYTALTPGTVWDNTTAPAEPTFVQVTKEARGRKIEIIDENAIQPRKYVIYRFVGNSEGSYDNPKNIVDVVYNMNGITAFVDKTALAKHSYTYGITAISATGVESKNAFVVKEGK, from the coding sequence ATGAAAAGAAAACACAGTAAATGGAAATTTGTTAGTTTAGTCTTGATAATTTTTATTTTATGCCTATCAACAGTTGCTGTTAATCCAGTGTCAGCAAGCACTGAACAACCGAAGACGGAAATGCGTGCTGTCTGGATTTCAACAGTTCTTAACATTGATATGAAAGCGGGCATGACGAAGGAGCAATACATAGCTTGGGTACGTCAAACATTAGATAAATTAAAAGCAAGCAAGTTAAATACGGTTATTTATCAAGTAAGACCAACAAATGATGCGATGTATCCATCGAAGCTTGCACCGTGGTCTTCTTACATAACAGGGAAAAAGCAAGGAACAAATCCTGGTTACGACCCACTGGCGATTATGGTAGAGGAAGCACATAGACGGGGGATGGAGTTACATGCATGGATGAACCCGTATCGTGTCACAATGCCTAGCCAAAAATTATCAGACCTCGCTTCAAATAATGTGGCAAGAACAAATCCGGGCTGGGTTGTTAAATATGGTAAGCAATACTATCTAAATCCCGGTTTACCAGAAGTACAAAACTATTTAGTAGAAACAGTAAAAGAGCTAGTAGCCAATTACGATATTGATGCAGTTCATATGGATGATTATTTTTATCCATACAAAATTGCGAAAGAAGCCTTTCCAGACCAATCTGCCTATAAAAAATATGGCGGCTCCTTTAAAAAGGTGGAGGACTGGCGACGAGATAATGTCAATCAGCTTGTAAAAAAGCTATATATAGCTATTAAAGAGACAAAGCCATATGTACAGTTCGGTATTTCACCATTCGGTGTATGGCGTAATAAATCGGTAGATAAAACAGGAAGTGATACGAAAGCGGGCGTCAATAATTATGATGATTTATACGCGGACGTAAGAACATGGATTAAAAGTGGCACGATTGATTACATTGCACCACAAATTTATTGGTCAAGAACATTATCTGTTGCCAAATACGGAACGTTGTTAGATTGGTGGAGCCATGAAGTACAAACATATACAAAAACGCATCCCGTTCATCTATATATTGGACTTGCTGATTACAAGGTTGGCAATGATAGTGATGCAGCGTGGAAAAATAAAATGGAGCTACCAAATCAAATACTTGCTAATCGCTCAGAAAAAACAGCGGCTATGGGGCAAATGCATTTTTCTTTAAAAAGTATGGAAAGCAATAAATTAGGCTATGCAACGATTGTTAATCAGCAGCTATATAACTATACAGCATTGACACCGGGTACGGTTTGGGATAATACGACGGCGCCTGCCGAACCAACTTTTGTACAAGTGACGAAGGAAGCAAGAGGTCGTAAAATTGAAATTATAGATGAAAATGCGATACAGCCACGCAAATATGTAATCTATCGTTTTGTAGGAAACAGTGAAGGCTCCTATGATAATCCCAAAAACATAGTGGATGTTGTTTATAATATGAATGGTATTACCGCATTTGTGGATAAGACAGCTCTTGCTAAACATAGCTATACATATGGTATTACTGCTATATCTGCCACAGGTGTGGAAAGCAAAAATGCTTTTGTGGTGAAAGAAGGCAAATGA
- a CDS encoding c-type cytochrome, whose translation MRIFQVVLIGLGIIISIGIGSYVNQKFVSETPEPIVETPIPVSTNQVATASNLFPKISMDDVPDNKMKEDIIYGFNLFNETHIYAEEKVGANLSCTSCHAGAGLDENVASLVGVMADYPKYIARSGDIVTIEERINGCMVRSMNGEKFEVNSDELEAMVAYFKYISEGVTIGQERPWAKSADMKKVPTPSVTDGEKLYQQSCVACHAVDGTGNGANTGPALWGPESFNDGAGLGRMSKMAGYIQAYMPIGAAGSLSDQDAADLAAYILSQDRPEWTGHDKDWPQGGKPSDIMTKERRDQVKDGTINWEEVLADFK comes from the coding sequence ATGAGAATATTTCAAGTAGTATTAATAGGGCTTGGTATCATTATTTCAATTGGAATTGGTTCTTATGTTAATCAAAAGTTTGTTTCAGAAACACCAGAACCAATAGTGGAAACTCCCATACCAGTAAGTACAAATCAAGTAGCTACAGCAAGTAACTTATTTCCTAAAATTAGTATGGATGATGTGCCAGACAATAAAATGAAAGAAGATATTATTTATGGCTTTAATCTTTTTAACGAAACACATATTTATGCGGAAGAGAAGGTTGGGGCCAATTTGTCTTGTACAAGTTGTCACGCAGGGGCTGGTTTAGATGAAAATGTAGCATCCCTTGTAGGTGTAATGGCAGATTATCCAAAATATATCGCTCGCTCAGGTGATATTGTAACAATTGAAGAACGGATTAATGGCTGTATGGTTCGAAGCATGAATGGTGAAAAATTTGAAGTAAACAGTGATGAGCTTGAAGCAATGGTTGCCTATTTTAAATATATTTCTGAAGGTGTGACAATTGGTCAGGAACGACCATGGGCAAAATCAGCAGATATGAAAAAGGTGCCGACACCAAGCGTGACAGATGGGGAAAAGCTATATCAACAATCATGTGTTGCTTGTCATGCAGTAGATGGGACCGGAAATGGTGCGAACACAGGCCCGGCTTTATGGGGACCAGAATCATTTAATGATGGAGCAGGTTTAGGGCGTATGTCAAAAATGGCTGGCTATATTCAAGCATATATGCCTATAGGTGCGGCTGGCTCTCTATCTGATCAAGATGCAGCAGATTTAGCCGCTTATATTTTATCTCAAGACCGCCCAGAGTGGACGGGTCATGATAAAGATTGGCCACAAGGTGGAAAACCTTCTGATATTATGACGAAGGAGCGACGTGACCAAGTAAAAGATGGTACGATTAATTGGGAAGAAGTATTAGCAGATTTTAAATAA
- a CDS encoding YqzM family protein, translating into MAGHNDPNYVTENPFEGRGRASQRNDAIDAGIGFVVPFGVFTIMFIIAMIVEVATR; encoded by the coding sequence ATGGCAGGTCATAACGATCCAAATTACGTAACAGAAAACCCATTTGAAGGCCGCGGTCGCGCTTCTCAACGCAATGATGCTATCGATGCTGGTATTGGCTTCGTCGTACCTTTTGGGGTATTTACAATAATGTTCATCATCGCAATGATTGTAGAAGTAGCTACTCGCTAA
- a CDS encoding YesK family protein, whose amino-acid sequence MEGFEIFIYIAFGATVLLVVASILLKKFIPEKKDKYLSISFYGLLIISIGIVIIGLFIGGWSGMGYGLIGASILVGTIIGRIINSVTSYFFGKQN is encoded by the coding sequence ATGGAAGGTTTTGAAATTTTTATTTATATTGCGTTCGGAGCAACTGTGCTTTTGGTTGTCGCATCGATACTTTTGAAAAAATTTATTCCAGAGAAGAAAGATAAGTATCTTAGTATTAGTTTTTATGGGCTACTAATAATAAGCATAGGTATTGTTATTATCGGCTTGTTTATAGGTGGTTGGAGTGGTATGGGTTATGGGCTTATTGGGGCCTCTATTCTCGTAGGTACAATAATAGGTCGTATTATAAACAGTGTCACAAGTTACTTTTTTGGCAAACAAAATTAA
- the spoIIP gene encoding stage II sporulation protein P, which translates to MKVMQRFFLLLFVLFLLPIIMGQLPFPNNHVAIKETESESVPEKKVVYAAATTINPSPVNATPKPLEILFVYTHSHEAYKPVVESKTGMQAVYDEQTNIFTMQQAMLNHFQLNNLQGTVLDVDVMNVMKQQGADFHQAYRVVRPYIQEELATNLYDLVIDFHRDAVGRKVTTLETPEMNFAKVAFVVGLDHPGYEGNLTYAEALHTAMNNIVPGISRGVMKKSGVGVDGVYNQDLFHKMLLVELGGIDNTEEEILRTVAVLAQAIAKINANEKI; encoded by the coding sequence ATGAAAGTGATGCAACGCTTTTTTCTGCTGCTCTTTGTTTTATTTTTACTACCAATTATTATGGGACAGCTTCCTTTTCCGAATAACCATGTGGCTATAAAGGAAACTGAATCTGAATCTGTACCAGAAAAAAAGGTCGTTTATGCTGCTGCAACAACTATTAATCCTAGTCCTGTAAATGCCACGCCTAAACCTTTGGAAATTCTGTTTGTTTACACGCATTCTCATGAGGCATATAAGCCTGTTGTAGAAAGTAAAACAGGTATGCAGGCAGTGTATGATGAGCAAACGAATATTTTTACAATGCAACAGGCAATGCTTAATCATTTCCAATTAAATAATTTGCAAGGAACTGTGCTGGACGTTGATGTGATGAATGTAATGAAGCAGCAAGGGGCAGATTTTCACCAAGCATATCGAGTTGTGCGTCCGTATATTCAAGAGGAGCTGGCAACAAATTTATACGATTTAGTAATCGATTTTCATCGTGACGCAGTTGGAAGAAAGGTGACAACATTAGAAACACCTGAAATGAACTTTGCAAAAGTCGCGTTCGTTGTTGGGTTAGACCACCCAGGCTATGAAGGGAATTTGACGTATGCTGAAGCGCTGCATACAGCAATGAACAATATTGTACCCGGAATTTCAAGAGGTGTGATGAAAAAGTCTGGTGTAGGTGTAGATGGTGTGTATAATCAAGATTTATTTCATAAAATGCTGTTAGTAGAGCTTGGCGGCATTGATAATACCGAAGAAGAAATTTTGCGTACAGTAGCAGTATTGGCACAGGCTATTGCAAAAATTAATGCGAATGAGAAAATATAG